The genomic interval GCCCGTGGCCGCAACGTCCCGCTCGTTGACGTGGCGGTAGACCCCCCGGACCCGGACCCTGTGATCGCCCGCATCAGGGCGCGCGAAGTCATTGTGGGTCGCGTGACCGAGCCCACACGGCCGGACGACCGGTGGCTCTTCCCCGGACTCGGCACAACAGCGCGAAGCTGGGTGACCCAGGAGGTCCAAGCACCGTTCGCGTTCTTCGTCTTTCCCGGCGAGCAGCACGACTCGTTGCAGCGGGAGATGGACGAACTGAACAATTCGTTTCGCGAAGTGCGGGCGCGTGAGGAAGAGCGGCTCCGTGACCTGATGCGCATTTCGGGCACCCTGCGCGGCAACGAATACGACCGGCAGCTCGTGCAGATCCGCGGCGTACTGGAGGACCTATCGCGGCGTTCCTCGGGCCTTCGGAAGGCAATGGAAGAGGCGACCGTTTCCACTGCGAGCAACCGTTACGCGCTGTCCTTCTCGACGGGAAGGGTCCAGGAGAGGGAGAGGGAGCCGAGAGCCGAGTTTCGACCCCTCGCGCCCTACCTACTCGGTCAGAACCGAGCCATAGGCGCTGAAGTGATGGATCTGCGCCCAGAGTTGGCGGCATACTTCCAGGTCGACGGCGGCGTGCTCGTGACCGACGTGCCGAACGAGACGCCTGCGGCGGCAGCGGGGATCAAGCCCGGCGACGTCATCACCCGGATCGATGGCATCGCCGTGCGGTCGGTGCAGGGCCTGCGACTGGCACTGTCCCGGACCGACGCGACGATCCCACTGACGCTGGTTCGCCAGGGGGCGACCAGGACGGTTCTCCTGCGGAGATAGCTACTCGTACCGTAGGGCGTCGATCGGATCCAGCAAAGATGCCCTACGCGCGGGCCAGATGCCGAAGAAGAGCCCGATCGCGGCGCTGAAGCCGAGCGCGACCGCCACCGACTGGGGTGCCACAACCGTCTCCCACTCGGCGATCCTCGTCATCATCTCCGCCGCCCCGTAGCCGACGGCCACCCCCAGGACGCCGCCCAGGACACACAGGAAGAGCGCCTCGACCAGGAATTGGGTCATGATCGCGCGGCGCGTCGCGCCCAGCGCCTTGCGCACACCGATCTCGCGAGTGCGCTCGGTCACCGACACCAGCATGATGTTCATGATGCCGATGCCCCCTACGAGCAGGCTCACTGCCGCGATCCCCGCCAGCAACAGCGTGAACGTCTCGTTCGTCTCGTTGAACGTTGCGAGAAGGTCCGCTGAGTTGCGGATGTTGAAATCCGCCTCCTCGCCGGGGCGAATGCGATGCTCTCGACGCATGACTCGATCGATCTCGCCGTACGCCTTGTCGAGTTCCTCGGTGTGCTGCGTCGCGGCATAGATCGCGTTCAGCCGGTCACGGCCCCCCATCACACGAAACTGTGCCGTGGACTGCGGAATGAATATCTGGTCGTCCGGCCGCACCCAGGCGGCGTCGCCCTTCTCCGCGAGCACCCCGATGACCTCGAAGGGGATGCCCCGAAGCTGAATCGTCTGGCCGATGAGCAACTCGGGAGGAGTCTCGCCGAGACTCGTGGGCAGATTGTGCCCGAGGACGGCGACACGTCGGCGCCCGCGCAGTTCACCCTCGGTGAAGAAGCGCCCGGCGACGAGCTCGTGGTGGTAGATCTCGAAGTACTCCGGCCATACGCCCATCAGCGTGTTGCTGGAGTTCCAACGCAGGTAGGTGACCTGCATCCGCGATTGCAGCTCAGGCGACACCTTCAGGAGCCCGATCGTCGCACTCCTGAGGGCCTCGGCATCTTCGATCTTCAACCGTGCGTCCCCGCGCGAGACACCCCCCCAGAACTGCTGGCCGGGACGGATCGTGAGAACCGTGGTACCCATGCTCTCGATCTGCTGCTGCACGCGCTGCTGCGCTCCCTCACCGAGCGCGACCATGGTGATCACCGCCCCGACACCGATAACGATGCCGAGGGTGGTCAGGACGGAGCGCAGGGCGTTGGCGCGTATCGCGCCCATCGCGACCGCGATGATCTC from Gemmatimonadota bacterium carries:
- a CDS encoding PDZ domain-containing protein; translated protein: MLLRTLYRLAAVGALILMPTSVPAQRADARFGDASPGWIGISIAVVRTQTTSDGATATVVITDVNDPSPARAAGLRAGDVLLRINDIRDVRGFENVASRLYLDPGDPVHIVYVRDGRRHQIDLRAGDRFRAEPAPTYTLRFQPDSMVETAFRAMKSLRVRLVQARGRNVPLVDVAVDPPDPDPVIARIRAREVIVGRVTEPTRPDDRWLFPGLGTTARSWVTQEVQAPFAFFVFPGEQHDSLQREMDELNNSFREVRAREEERLRDLMRISGTLRGNEYDRQLVQIRGVLEDLSRRSSGLRKAMEEATVSTASNRYALSFSTGRVQEREREPRAEFRPLAPYLLGQNRAIGAEVMDLRPELAAYFQVDGGVLVTDVPNETPAAAAGIKPGDVITRIDGIAVRSVQGLRLALSRTDATIPLTLVRQGATRTVLLRR
- a CDS encoding ABC transporter permease; translation: MLVFEIIAVAMGAIRANALRSVLTTLGIVIGVGAVITMVALGEGAQQRVQQQIESMGTTVLTIRPGQQFWGGVSRGDARLKIEDAEALRSATIGLLKVSPELQSRMQVTYLRWNSSNTLMGVWPEYFEIYHHELVAGRFFTEGELRGRRRVAVLGHNLPTSLGETPPELLIGQTIQLRGIPFEVIGVLAEKGDAAWVRPDDQIFIPQSTAQFRVMGGRDRLNAIYAATQHTEELDKAYGEIDRVMRREHRIRPGEEADFNIRNSADLLATFNETNETFTLLLAGIAAVSLLVGGIGIMNIMLVSVTERTREIGVRKALGATRRAIMTQFLVEALFLCVLGGVLGVAVGYGAAEMMTRIAEWETVVAPQSVAVALGFSAAIGLFFGIWPARRASLLDPIDALRYE